The Helianthus annuus cultivar XRQ/B chromosome 16, HanXRQr2.0-SUNRISE, whole genome shotgun sequence genome includes a window with the following:
- the LOC110916890 gene encoding uncharacterized protein LOC110916890: MKYNDISHFSHPQHRLKPAYTEVPFKCDGCKEVGIGSNYKCTTCNYDLHVHCALPSPSITHPFYTKCSFQFLSRPPGPIARYCNACEKAVSGFVYHCKLCGFDLHPCCAKLPTMLDDGEVELYLYRKVGSACHRCGRKGRSWSYRSKCKKYNLHVACVKEMLVESWHEIYFGRGGVSGDLCGKNGKLETRIPSLKGTLESYHHNHHHQSKGKVKKCCEMAGLAMQFVISAVLGDPTTLIAGVVGSLMSR, translated from the exons ATGAAATACAATGACATCTCCCATTTTAGCCACCCTCAACACCGGCTCAAACCGGCCTACACCGAGGTCCCATTCAAGTGCGACGGTTGCAAGGAAGTCGGCATAGGGTCCAACTACAAATGCACAACATGCAACTATGATTTACATGTCCATTGTGCCCTCCCATCCCCTTCCATCACCCACCCTTTCTACACCAAGTGTTCATTCCAGTTTCTATCACGCCCTCCTGGCCCCATAGCGCGATACTGCAACGCATGCGAGAAAGCAGTGTCAGGGTTCGTTTACCATTGTAAGTTGTGCGGGTTCGATCTTCACCCTTGTTGTGCCAAGCTTCCAACTATGTTGGATGATGGTGAGGTGGAGTTGTACTTGTATAGAAAAGTGGGGTCCGCCTGCCACAGGTGTGGCAGGAAAGGACGAAGTTGGAGTTACAG GTCAAAGTGCAAGAAGTACAACCTACATGTGGCATGTGTGAAAGAGATGTTGGTGGAGAGTTGGCATGAGATATATTTTGGTAGGGGTGGGGTGAGTGGTGATTTGTGTGGGAAAAATGGGAAACTTGAGACAAGAATTCCAAGCTTGAAGGGTACATTGGAAAGCTATCaccataatcatcatcatcaaagcaAAGGCAAAGTGAAGAAGTGTTGTGAGATGGCTGGTTTGGCAATGCAGTTTGTGATTTCAGCTGTTCTTGGTGATCCGACCACTCTAATCGCAGGTGTCGTTGGTTCTTTGATGTCAAGATAG